From the genome of Aerococcus urinaehominis:
AATTAAGGGTGGTCAAGCCCTGGAAACGACCCACCAGGTGGAGACTGTGGTTTTGGATAAGACTGGTACCATTACCAAGGGACAGCCCCAAGTGACAGATATGCTAGTCTTTAATGACCAATTTAGTCAAGACCAAGTGCTAGCCCTAGTAGCTAGCGCGGAAAAGCAATCAGAACACCCCTTGGGCCAAGCCATTGTGAACCAGGCTCAGGCTCGTGACTTAGATCTAGGCAAGGCGACTGCCTTTGAAGCCCTGTCTGGTATGGGCATCCAAGCCCAGATTGGGGACTACCAAGTGGCTATCGGCAACCAAAAACTGGTGGACCGCTTGAGCCAGCTAGGTAATGACCACCGCCAAGCGGCCAAAAAATTGGCTGACCAAGCCAAAACCCCTATGTATGTCCTAATTGACCAGGACCTAGTTGGCCTGATTGCCGTGGCTGACCCAGTTAAAGAAACTTCTAAAGCTGCCATTAAGGCCCTCCACCAAGCTGGTCTCGAAGTGGTGATGCTAACTGGAGACAACCAGGAAACCGCCCAAGCCATTGCTGACCAGGTGGGGGTCGACCGGGTGGTAGCGGATGTTTTACCTGGTGACAAGGCCGACCAAGTGGCCCAGCTTAAGGACCAGGGTAAAAAGGTAGCCATGGTCGGGGACGGGATTAACGATGCCCCAGCCCTAGCGACAGCTGACGTCGGTATTGCCATTGGCTCAGGGACGGATGTGGCCATCGAATCAGCCGATGTTGTCCTCATGCATGATGATCTTATGGATGTCTACCAGGCCATCCGCCTCAGTGAAGCGACCATCAAAAACATCAAGCAAAACCTATTCTGGGCCTTTATCTACAACATTTTAGGCATTCCAGTTGCCATGGGGATCTTCCACCTTTTTGGCGGCCCCTTGCTTAACCCAATGTTGGCGGGGGCAGCCATGTCCTTATCATCCGTGTCTGTGGTATTAAATGCCTTGCGCCTGCGTAACTTTTCTAGTAAATAGTAGCAGTTGCTTGCAACCTCCTAGGTCTTCCTAGGAGGTTTTTCTTGCCAACGGAGGATTTTGGGGCTCTCATGCCTGCGAGATTTAATTGCAAAAAAAAGCCCGCCATGGTAGTCTTAGCTTATATAAATACAATTTTAAAGGAGTTGCTTGCTGTGAATTACCTCATCCTCGCCCCTAACCAACCCGCTAATAGCCGCGAATATGTCCGCCGCTTAGCTGACCACCAGGTACAAGTTTTGGCCATTGGCGACTGCCAATATGACCAGCTTGATGGCCATTTAAAAAGCCATTTGACCGAATACTACTATGTGCCTAGTTTAGCTGACCAAGAAGCAGTGGTCCGTGGTTTGGCCTTCTTTATCCACAAATATGGCTTGATTGACCGGGTCACTAGCTTTAGTCCGGCCTACCAAGAGCTAGCTGCTCACCTCCGCCAGCAATTTAATATTGAAGGCGCCAAGCCACGTGAAATGGGCCGGGTGACTAATAAATCCCATATGAAGCAGTTCTTTGAAAAAGCCTTTGTGCCGGTAGCCAAGGGCCAGGCGATTAAAACCAAGCGCCAATTAACCAGTGCTGCTAAAAAGCTAGACTTTCCCTTAATTGCCAAGCCGGATGCGGGCTATGACCTGGCCCAAATTTATTATCTAGCTGACCAGGATGACCTGGATCAATTTGCGGAAACTTGGGATTTGACGCCATATTTACTGGAAGAAGCCTGTGATTTTGACCAGCTTGTTCAAGTTATCGGTATGGTTGATGACCAGGGGCAGGTGGCTTTTGCGGCAGCTGTCACATCTCCGAAAGGCTTGCGGGAGAGCCAAAGCCAGGGTGGGGAGTTTGCCTTTACCATCCTGCCAGAAATGGATGACCTATTAGTGGCCCATGTGGATAAAATTGTCAAGCAGTTTAAGTTTAAGCACACCATGTTTAGTCTGGAATTCCTGCAAACGGGTGACAAGTACCTGGCTCTTGTTTTCCAACTGGGTAATCCGATGCCAATCTTGGCGGATTTGGTTAATTACAGTTTTGATATGGATTCCTATGACTATTTTGCCCGCCTAGAGGCGCAAACTGGAGACCTAGACCAGCCTGAATTTAAAGAGGCGGTTTACCTCTACCAACGTCCCCTGAATGGAAATTACCGCTACGATGATAGTGAGATTAGGGACCTGTATCCAGAAACAGCCCTAGCCTACCAGGTGGCAGATGGTCAAGAAAGTTTCCTAATTAAAGAGGAAGCGGGCGAAACAATTTTCGCTCCAGCTGAATAGAATATTTGAATATAAAAAAGTGTCGGTGACTTATAGTCACCGACACTTTTTTGTCTTTTATGCCAAGAATTTCGTTCAAAGCGCCAAGTCTCACACCCTTTAGTCGGGCTCGCTTTGGCAGACCAGGCGTCCTTTCGCAGAATTCAAGACAATATCTGACGATATTGCTTGTCTTCTACTCCAAGGTTCCTGGTCTAAGCGCCAAAGCTCACACCCTTATCTTAGGCTGCTTCTTGGCCGGTTGTTTGGCCGCCAGTGTTTTGGCCACCGCTATCGGTAGCTGGTGGGGTTGATCCGGCTGGCTGGCCCTCTTGGCCTGTTGTCTGGCCTTGGTCAGGGCTGATTTCTGTACCGTTTTCTAGACCAGAACTATCACTTGGTTGGTCACTGCTTTCTTGGCTCTGGCCATCAAGGCTAGACGAGCTAGCGGACTGGCTAGAGCTAGCAGATTGGTTGTAGTTGTAACTAGAAGTGGTCCCCCGGTTTGGTGTATATAAACGAGTGTTTTCAAAATCACCACTATATTGGTCATAGGTTTCTTGGTTAACCAGGGATTGGACGACCGAGCTGGTTGAAACTGGTGGTCTGGCGGGACCTGTTTCAAAGGCAATGTTGACCTGGTGGACTGAAGCGGGTTGTTCCCAATCATTTGGCCGACCATTGTATTCTACTAGGTAGTTAGCCAGGGTCCTAAAGATTTCACCGGCCAGGTAGGTTTCTTCTAGGCTGAGGTAATGACCAGCTACCAATGGTTCGTCGTAGCCTAGCCAAATGGCCATGGCATAGTCAGAAGTGTGACCAGCCATCCAAGCATCAGGAGAAGCATTTAGTGGGATACCCAGTTCAGCACGTTGGGCTTCTGTATAGTTGGTGGTTCCTGATTTCATGGCTTCTTGGTAAGAAGGAGACCCATACTTGGTCAGGATACCGGTCTTGGTAGAATCCTGGAGCATATCAGTAATCATGTAGGCAGTTGAATCAGCCATGGCCTGGTTTTGGTCGCGCGATACTTTAACTTCTTTACCGTCAGTCGTGACGAAGTAGTCGACCGCTTTTGGCTCGTTGTATTGGCCGTAGTTACCCAAGGTCGCATAGGCGGCTGATAATTGGATTGGTGAGATTTCACCACCGATGGCATTGGATTCATAGACACCTTGGCCGCCGTTAAGGGAGATGCCCATGCCTTTCATAAATTCATCGGCCTGTTCCAACCCAACTTCCTGTAAGAGTTTCAAGGCCGGAATATTCCTTGATCCAATTAAAGCTTGGCGGAGGGTGATTTTACCCTGGAAGCCCAGGTCATAGTTCTCAATGGTGTCACCAGAAGAATAGGTGGCTTTTTCATCGACAATCGCTGAATCAGTACCATAGTTGAGGTATTCAATGGCTGGGGCATAGTCAATCAGGGGTTTGATTGTAGATCCCACTGACCGGTTGTCAGCTTGGGCACGGCTGTATGATAGGGCGTCAGTTTGGTTACGACCGCCAAAGAGGGCGACGATGTTTGACGTCTTGGTATCCAGGATAGATACAGCCGCCTGCATATCAGGATCAGTAAAGAAGGCACCAACATCATCATTCACTGTTTCGTAGAGATAATTTTGGACATTCATATCCAAGTGGGTATAGATATCTAAACCATCAGAGAAGATGTCATAGCCCTCTTCTTCGATTTCGGCAATGACCTTTTGAACATAGGCATCAACCACAATGTCGCTATAAGAACGTTCATTTAGGTAATCAATATCTAAGAGGTCATCGGTGACTGGCGCCTGGATGGCTTCATTATATTCAGCCTCAGTGATCTTATTGTTTTCCAGCATTTCTTGGAGGACGAGGTTACGACGTTCCTTGGCTGCTTCCGGATCAGTATAAGGATTATAGGTATTAGGCGCCTGGGGCATACCAGCCAAGAGGGCGGTTTGGGCCAGGCTTAGTTCATTGAGGGGCTTGCCGTAGTAGATTTGAGCGGCCGTCCCCATCCCATAAACCCCGTTGGCCATATAGACTTTATTAATGTAGAATTCAAAAATTTCTTGCTTGTCATAATGGCGTTCTAGTCTCAGGGCCAGGAAAATCTCCTGTACTTTACGCTTATAAGTCTGGTCCTCTTCATTAGTTGAGAAGACGGATAGCTTGACTAATTGCTGGGTCAGGGTTGAGCCACCTTGGACAATGCCACCGGCTCTCAGGTTGGCAATAAAGGAACCGATAATGCGGATGGGGTCAAAGCCATGATGGTCTAAGAAGCGTTGGTCCTCAATTGACGTGACCGCGTCAAAGGTTTTTTGGTCAATTTGACTGGAATCAACAGCGATATGCTCATTCTGGCTGGTTTCATAAACGACAGCACCATCTCGGTCATAAACAGTTGATGAGGCCACCCCACGGAGGTCCTCTTCAGAAATATCTGGTGCACTCATGCCCCAAGTAAGGCCGATGCCTGCTAGGACAACGCCTACGGTTACCACGATAGCTGCCAAGACGAGCAGGACCTTTTGCCAGGTAAAATTAGAAAAATCTAACTTATCCTGGTTGGACCGTCTGCGCTGGCGGTTGGGACGTGGTCGGTTACCATTTGAACTCATATATATCCTCCTATCTGCCGGCTTGTCGGTCGGCAATTAATTGGTCAACTGCAGCTAGGTAGTCCAGGTGGGGACTAATCCGCCGGGGGATTTCATAGCCGCAGTCCTTGATTTTGGCAAGTGAGATAGACTTTGCGCCATCAGCTTGGCTGGCCTGCC
Proteins encoded in this window:
- a CDS encoding ATP-grasp domain-containing protein; the protein is MNYLILAPNQPANSREYVRRLADHQVQVLAIGDCQYDQLDGHLKSHLTEYYYVPSLADQEAVVRGLAFFIHKYGLIDRVTSFSPAYQELAAHLRQQFNIEGAKPREMGRVTNKSHMKQFFEKAFVPVAKGQAIKTKRQLTSAAKKLDFPLIAKPDAGYDLAQIYYLADQDDLDQFAETWDLTPYLLEEACDFDQLVQVIGMVDDQGQVAFAAAVTSPKGLRESQSQGGEFAFTILPEMDDLLVAHVDKIVKQFKFKHTMFSLEFLQTGDKYLALVFQLGNPMPILADLVNYSFDMDSYDYFARLEAQTGDLDQPEFKEAVYLYQRPLNGNYRYDDSEIRDLYPETALAYQVADGQESFLIKEEAGETIFAPAE
- a CDS encoding transglycosylase domain-containing protein, with translation MSSNGNRPRPNRQRRRSNQDKLDFSNFTWQKVLLVLAAIVVTVGVVLAGIGLTWGMSAPDISEEDLRGVASSTVYDRDGAVVYETSQNEHIAVDSSQIDQKTFDAVTSIEDQRFLDHHGFDPIRIIGSFIANLRAGGIVQGGSTLTQQLVKLSVFSTNEEDQTYKRKVQEIFLALRLERHYDKQEIFEFYINKVYMANGVYGMGTAAQIYYGKPLNELSLAQTALLAGMPQAPNTYNPYTDPEAAKERRNLVLQEMLENNKITEAEYNEAIQAPVTDDLLDIDYLNERSYSDIVVDAYVQKVIAEIEEEGYDIFSDGLDIYTHLDMNVQNYLYETVNDDVGAFFTDPDMQAAVSILDTKTSNIVALFGGRNQTDALSYSRAQADNRSVGSTIKPLIDYAPAIEYLNYGTDSAIVDEKATYSSGDTIENYDLGFQGKITLRQALIGSRNIPALKLLQEVGLEQADEFMKGMGISLNGGQGVYESNAIGGEISPIQLSAAYATLGNYGQYNEPKAVDYFVTTDGKEVKVSRDQNQAMADSTAYMITDMLQDSTKTGILTKYGSPSYQEAMKSGTTNYTEAQRAELGIPLNASPDAWMAGHTSDYAMAIWLGYDEPLVAGHYLSLEETYLAGEIFRTLANYLVEYNGRPNDWEQPASVHQVNIAFETGPARPPVSTSSVVQSLVNQETYDQYSGDFENTRLYTPNRGTTSSYNYNQSASSSQSASSSSLDGQSQESSDQPSDSSGLENGTEISPDQGQTTGQEGQPAGSTPPATDSGGQNTGGQTTGQEAA